A window of Desulfobacterales bacterium genomic DNA:
TGGCGGGGATCCGCTCTTTTCTTGGAATCATGGCAGCTCCAGGCCATTGCCCCGACACCGTTGCAAACCCCGCTTTGGCTTCCTCAGATGATCTGGGTGGCGGGGCTTGTCTGGTTTTCCATCCACATGACGATGTATCTTGTTGAGATCCTGATCCTGGTTTGGACGGGTAGAATGACTGAACTCAACGGGATCTTCGGTGTGGAAACGGTGGAGAAAGAAACCTCCCGCGAAATCGAGGAGGCTAAGCGCGACCAGCAGAAACGTGCCCCATCAAGTCAACTTTTTCCGCGAAACTGACGGAGGTCGATTTCCTATGCAGATTATAATCGGTTTTGCGGTCCTGTTTCTTCTTCTGGGTATTGGCATCCATGTCGCGTCCGTCCTGATGACGATCGGCCTGACGGCCGGGATTTTCAGTATCGGCAAGGCCATCATCATGGATTTCGGCAACCAGGCATGGATGTCGCTGAACAGCTTTATTATGACCTCCGTGCCCTTGTTCGTTCTGCTCGGGGAGTTCCTCCTCCGCAGTGGTCTTACAGATCGGATGTACACGGCCCTTTCTACCTGGCTGGCCAGATTGCCCGGGAGGCTCCTCCACACGAACATCGGGGCCAGCGCAATCATGGCTGCCACTTGCGGATCGAGCGTCGCCACGGCGGCGACGATCGGGACAGTGGCCATCCCGTGCCTCACTGCTCGGAATTACGATAAGCGACTCATTATGGGCTCCCTGGCGGCCGGCGGTACTCTGGGCATTCTGATTCCACCGAGCATCAATATGATCATCTATGGGTCCATTGCCGATGCCTCGATCGGCCGCCTCTTCATGGGCGGCGTTGTTCCCGGACTCATCTTGGGCGTTTTCTTCAGCCTGATCATTGTGGTCGTGGCGCTTGCCCGACCGTCGATAGCCGGTGATCCCGAACCGAAGACAACCTGGTTGTTTAAGTTCAAGGCACTTCCGTCGTTTTTGCCCATCTTCTTGATCATCTTTGCGATCATGGGGAGTATTTATCTGGGATGGGCGACGCCCACCGAGGCGGCGGCACTCGGCGTTTTAGCCGTGCTGGGCATTGCTGCCTTAGCAGGCCGCGTGACGATCGCCATGCTCCACGAATCTTTCGCTTCGACGATGAAGACCACGGCCATGATCTTGCTCATTATGGTGGCTGCGTCCTACATGAACTACGTCCTCTCGCTGATCGGAATTCCGCAACAGCTGTCCAGCTGGTTCGTCAGCCTCAATATCAGCCCTGCTTTAACGATGTGGCTCATTGTCCTGTTCTACCTGATTCTTGGCATGTTCATCGAAACGATTGCCATGATGGTGACAACGATTCCGTTGGTGGTGCCGCTTATCGTCGCCGTGGGCTACGATCCGGTCTGGTTCGGGGTATTTCTGATGATCCTTTGCGAGATGTCCCTGATCACCCCGCCGGTGGGGATGAATCTCTATGTCGTTCAGGGAATTCGAACAGACAAAGGACCCCTGAAGGACATTATCATCGGCGTCGTTCCCTTTCTGACGATGATGTTGCTTTTGTGCGCGGTTCTCATCTATGTCCCGCAGCTTGTGCTGTGGCTCCCGAACCAGATGCTCGGTAAATAGATCTATATTAATCATATGAAGGAGATGGAATTGAAAATCCTCGTGGTCAATCCTAACAGTTCGGACATCGTCACCGGCGTTATTGAAAAGTCGGCAAGAAAGAAGGCGAACCCCGCCACGGAACTCTTTTTTCTGACGAACCCTGCGGGGACGAAGAATATAGACAGCGCCTTCGCCGACTATCAGTCCAGCTGGTCGCACATCCGGGCCTGCCTGAAAAAAGTCCAAGATATCCGGCCAGACGCCGTCGTCTTGGCTGGCTTCGGAAACGTCGGGATCAACGCCCTCAAGGAGGCCCTTGCCATCCCTGTCGTCAGCATTTCCGAGGCGACAATGGCCACGGCGTGCCTTCTTGGCCACCGGTTCAGCATTGTGACTATGCTGCGCCAGTTCATCCCCTATCAGGAGGACTTGGTCCGGCTCTACGGTTTTAAGGACAAATGCGCTTCCTGCCGGGCCATCAACATCAATGTCGAGGCAGCCGCGACTGAGAGAGAAAGGACGCTGGCGGAACTGCGGGAGGAGATACTGCGCGTTGCCAAGGATGACGGTGCCGAGGTGATCATCCTGGGCTGCGCCGGCCTCTGCGGCTATGAGGACGAGCTGACGGAAATGCTTGGCCTGCCGGTTCTGGACCCGGTGGTTGTCGCGGTGAAGGTCGCTGAAATGATGGTTGAAACAGGCCTGAATCACAGCAAGGTTCGAAAATTCGCCTCACCACCACAGGCACTGGAATCATACTTTTGAGGAGCAGGTGATGAAGATCGACAGGGCTTTGATCAATGGTACTATCGTCACTTCCGAGGGGCGTTTTCGAGGTGGGATCGGCATAAGGGATGGGCGGATCGCTGCGATCACTGAAGGTGGCAATGGATTCACGGGCGGAGAGATTATCGACGTCGCCGGAAACTATATCCTTCCCGGCGTCATCGATGCCCATATCCATTTTCAAGACCCCGGCTTCACTCATCGCGAGGATTTCGAACATGGAACCGCCGCCTGCGCTGTGGGCGGCATTACTACGGCGATTTCCCACCCAATGAACGATCCCGCCGTCGTGGACGTCGAATCGTACCAGGCCAATCTCGACGCCTACCGCGGCCGCGCAGTCGTGGACTACGGTCTCCACGGAGGCGGAACGGCGGACAACGTGGAGGAGGTGGAGTCGCTCTGGAGTCAGACGGGGGCCACGGCCGTCAAAATGTTCATGTGCTTTTCCGTCAAGGAATTTCCCTTCGTCCAGGACGACGCGATGTTCGAGATTCTGGAGCGGCTCGCCCGGCAGGGCGGCCTGGCGATCATCCATGCGGAAAACGAGGGCCTGATCCGGCAGAAGGAGCAGCAGCTCAAGGCGGCGGGGCGCCGCGATCCTATGGCCTACAACGAATCGCGGCCCGCCTACGTGGAGATCGAAGCCGTCCGCCGCGCGATCGTGATGCTGGAGCAGACGGGGGCCGCGGCGCTCATCGCCCATGTTTCCACGGCCCGGGCACTCGAGGAGATTCGGGCGGCCCGGGAGAGGGGTGTCCGGATCTGGGCGGAGTCCTGCCCCCATTTCTTTACCTTTGTCGATGAGGATATGAATCGCCTCGGGCCCTTCCTGAAATTCTCTCCGGTCATGCACGACGACGCCAACCGGAAGCGGTTGTGGGAGCTCCTGGAGCAGGGATACATCCACACCCTTGGCTCCGATCACTGTCCCTTTGCGGCGGCCGAGAAGGAGGCAGGGTTGCAGGATATCTGGAAGGCGCCCAATGGCATCCCCGGCCTGGAGGTAATGCTGCCGGTATTCCTCGATGGGGTGAACCGGGGGCTTCTCTCCTTTGAGAGGCTTGTCGAGGTCACCAGCCGCAATCCGGCCCGTCTCTACGGCATGGCCCCCGCCAAGGGGGATATCCGGCCGGGCGCCGATGCCGACCTGGTCGTCGTGGACATGGGCCTGACCAAAAGCTTTTCCGCCATGGAGCGGAAATCAAAATGCCCCTGGTCGCCCTATGAAGGGATGACCCTGAAAGGATGGCCGGTGATGACCTACGTTCGCGGGGAATTGGTGGCCGACCATGGCCGGATCTGCGTCTCCCCAGGATACGGCCGCTATGTCCCCCGTCCGAAGGGCGCCAGAGAGGGGAAAGGACAGCCATGACGATAATAGGAATCACTACCGGCCCCTTTTTCTTCAAGGCCCGGATGGAGGCCGCCGCCCCGC
This region includes:
- the pyrC gene encoding dihydroorotase; the encoded protein is MKIDRALINGTIVTSEGRFRGGIGIRDGRIAAITEGGNGFTGGEIIDVAGNYILPGVIDAHIHFQDPGFTHREDFEHGTAACAVGGITTAISHPMNDPAVVDVESYQANLDAYRGRAVVDYGLHGGGTADNVEEVESLWSQTGATAVKMFMCFSVKEFPFVQDDAMFEILERLARQGGLAIIHAENEGLIRQKEQQLKAAGRRDPMAYNESRPAYVEIEAVRRAIVMLEQTGAAALIAHVSTARALEEIRAARERGVRIWAESCPHFFTFVDEDMNRLGPFLKFSPVMHDDANRKRLWELLEQGYIHTLGSDHCPFAAAEKEAGLQDIWKAPNGIPGLEVMLPVFLDGVNRGLLSFERLVEVTSRNPARLYGMAPAKGDIRPGADADLVVVDMGLTKSFSAMERKSKCPWSPYEGMTLKGWPVMTYVRGELVADHGRICVSPGYGRYVPRPKGAREGKGQP
- a CDS encoding aspartate/glutamate racemase family protein; the protein is MKILVVNPNSSDIVTGVIEKSARKKANPATELFFLTNPAGTKNIDSAFADYQSSWSHIRACLKKVQDIRPDAVVLAGFGNVGINALKEALAIPVVSISEATMATACLLGHRFSIVTMLRQFIPYQEDLVRLYGFKDKCASCRAININVEAAATERERTLAELREEILRVAKDDGAEVIILGCAGLCGYEDELTEMLGLPVLDPVVVAVKVAEMMVETGLNHSKVRKFASPPQALESYF
- a CDS encoding TRAP transporter large permease, which gives rise to MQIIIGFAVLFLLLGIGIHVASVLMTIGLTAGIFSIGKAIIMDFGNQAWMSLNSFIMTSVPLFVLLGEFLLRSGLTDRMYTALSTWLARLPGRLLHTNIGASAIMAATCGSSVATAATIGTVAIPCLTARNYDKRLIMGSLAAGGTLGILIPPSINMIIYGSIADASIGRLFMGGVVPGLILGVFFSLIIVVVALARPSIAGDPEPKTTWLFKFKALPSFLPIFLIIFAIMGSIYLGWATPTEAAALGVLAVLGIAALAGRVTIAMLHESFASTMKTTAMILLIMVAASYMNYVLSLIGIPQQLSSWFVSLNISPALTMWLIVLFYLILGMFIETIAMMVTTIPLVVPLIVAVGYDPVWFGVFLMILCEMSLITPPVGMNLYVVQGIRTDKGPLKDIIIGVVPFLTMMLLLCAVLIYVPQLVLWLPNQMLGK